One genomic window of Paraburkholderia phytofirmans PsJN includes the following:
- a CDS encoding choline ABC transporter substrate-binding protein, producing MKKLFKQAVTGVALLCAAATFASAAEPQSCTQVNMAGPGWTDIDATNAMTGVLLKALGYKQNVANLSVPITYQGLKKGQIDVFLGNWMPAQAPVVKPFEEEKSIEVVHPNLSNAKFTLAVPDYVAAAGIHSFDDLAKNADKFDSKIYGIEPGAPANQNIKKMVDDKAFGLGNWKLVESSETGMLTQVERAVRDKKWIVFLAWEPHLMNTKFKLTYLDGGDKYFGPNYGGATVNTVARSGYAAQCPNVGRLFKQLTFNVDLENGVITEVLEKKTGVDVAAAEALKRHPELLKSWLDGVNTASGANGLQAVQTALGVK from the coding sequence ATGAAAAAGCTCTTCAAACAGGCGGTAACCGGCGTAGCGCTACTGTGCGCGGCAGCCACTTTCGCGTCGGCCGCCGAGCCGCAGTCATGCACGCAGGTCAACATGGCGGGGCCGGGATGGACCGACATCGACGCGACCAATGCAATGACCGGAGTACTGTTGAAGGCGCTCGGCTATAAGCAGAATGTCGCGAACCTGTCGGTGCCGATCACTTATCAAGGCCTGAAGAAAGGACAGATCGACGTGTTCCTCGGCAACTGGATGCCCGCGCAGGCCCCGGTCGTCAAACCGTTCGAAGAAGAAAAGTCGATCGAAGTCGTGCATCCGAATCTGAGCAACGCCAAGTTCACGCTGGCCGTGCCCGACTATGTGGCCGCCGCCGGCATTCATTCTTTCGACGACCTGGCGAAGAATGCCGACAAGTTCGATAGCAAGATTTACGGCATCGAACCTGGCGCGCCGGCCAATCAGAACATCAAGAAAATGGTCGATGACAAGGCGTTCGGCCTCGGCAACTGGAAGCTCGTCGAATCGAGCGAGACAGGCATGCTCACGCAAGTGGAACGCGCGGTGCGCGACAAGAAGTGGATTGTCTTTCTTGCGTGGGAGCCGCATTTGATGAACACGAAGTTCAAGCTCACCTATCTCGATGGCGGCGACAAGTACTTCGGGCCCAACTACGGCGGCGCCACGGTCAATACGGTGGCGCGCAGCGGCTATGCCGCGCAGTGCCCGAATGTCGGGCGTCTGTTTAAGCAACTCACTTTCAACGTCGATCTGGAGAATGGCGTGATTACCGAAGTACTCGAAAAGAAAACCGGCGTGGATGTCGCCGCCGCGGAAGCGCTCAAGCGTCACCCCGAATTGTTGAAGTCGTGGCTCGACGGCGTGAATACCGCGAGCGGCGCCAATGGCCTGCAAGCCGTGCAAACCGCGCTCGGCGTGAAATAA
- a CDS encoding porin: protein MKKKNAVSLSGLAIAASAVCAPTAAHAQSSVTLYGILDAGITYVNNAGGAHQFKFDDGISYGNRIGFKGVEDLGGGLQAVFALESGFHVGNGQYAFGGAEFGRQAYVGLKNNWGQLSFGNQLDMTEEFVYLYNISAWASGYAIHQGDFDRMNGDRLPNSVKFLSNDYAGFSFGGMYSFGNTAGDFHNKSAWSVGARYEHSAFNMGAAYTQLNNPNGIYAFDPYAMIGTRTFLGKPTVSVDPATGAVTDLYSSSAFPVDKQGAFAVGAAYTIGKVMLSGDFTYTTIKGLGETSHMQVYEAGASYTFTPALMLYGGYQHTRFEGNHWNQGSLGLHYLLSKRTDVYISGDYLRASDGVNAVIGYSFTPSTSNTQTDVRIGMRHSF, encoded by the coding sequence ATGAAGAAGAAAAATGCCGTCAGCCTTTCGGGACTCGCTATCGCGGCAAGCGCTGTATGCGCGCCGACTGCTGCTCATGCACAAAGCAGCGTCACCCTTTACGGCATTCTGGATGCCGGCATTACCTACGTGAACAATGCCGGCGGGGCTCACCAGTTCAAGTTCGATGACGGTATTTCATACGGCAACCGGATCGGCTTCAAGGGCGTCGAGGATCTCGGCGGCGGCTTGCAGGCAGTGTTCGCGCTCGAATCGGGTTTTCACGTGGGCAATGGGCAATATGCATTCGGCGGTGCCGAGTTCGGACGCCAGGCTTATGTGGGCCTGAAGAACAACTGGGGGCAACTCTCGTTTGGTAATCAACTGGACATGACCGAGGAGTTCGTCTACCTGTATAACATCTCGGCGTGGGCGAGCGGTTACGCGATCCATCAAGGCGACTTCGACCGGATGAACGGCGACCGGCTGCCGAACTCGGTCAAGTTCCTCTCCAACGACTATGCAGGCTTCTCGTTCGGCGGCATGTACTCGTTCGGCAATACGGCCGGTGACTTCCACAACAAGAGCGCGTGGAGCGTGGGCGCGCGTTACGAGCACAGCGCGTTCAACATGGGCGCGGCCTATACGCAGTTGAACAATCCGAACGGCATCTATGCATTCGACCCGTACGCGATGATCGGCACACGGACGTTCCTCGGCAAGCCGACCGTGTCCGTCGATCCGGCGACCGGCGCGGTGACGGATCTGTATAGCTCGTCGGCGTTTCCGGTCGACAAGCAAGGGGCGTTCGCAGTCGGCGCGGCCTATACGATCGGCAAGGTCATGTTGAGCGGCGATTTCACCTACACGACGATCAAGGGACTCGGCGAGACCTCGCATATGCAGGTGTATGAAGCGGGCGCCTCGTACACCTTCACGCCCGCGTTGATGCTGTACGGCGGCTATCAGCACACGCGGTTCGAAGGCAATCACTGGAACCAGGGCTCGCTCGGGTTGCATTATCTGCTCTCCAAGCGTACGGACGTCTATATCTCCGGCGACTATCTGCGCGCGTCGGACGGCGTGAATGCAGTGATCGGCTACAGCTTCACGCCGTCCACGTCGAACACGCAGACCGATGTGCGGATCGGCATGCGGCACTCGTTCTGA
- a CDS encoding LysR family transcriptional regulator, which produces MADVRDVNLNRLAIFVAVVEAGSLTAAAARLGLAKTMVSTHMQRLEAEVGASLLVRTTRRLGLTEPGRAFYEASVKILRATEDALAAIGGETAPVRGTLRVSSPIDYGSLAVAPVLVELRRTHPQLNVELLCTDRYVDLIADGIDVAIRLGRLADSNFRAVKLGSFVKWIVASPDFVETWGQPQTPAELSAMPFCALTVLPRPLTLDLQRNGGTGDGDVESVRCENALLVNTADACRAATLAGGGFGLLTDFSIGGDIAAGRLIRLLPEWATEPASIQAIFPPTSHPPRKVRALIETFKKQLERAA; this is translated from the coding sequence ATGGCCGACGTACGCGACGTAAATCTGAACCGGCTGGCGATCTTCGTCGCGGTCGTCGAGGCGGGCTCGCTGACCGCCGCGGCAGCGCGCCTGGGCCTCGCCAAGACGATGGTCAGCACGCACATGCAGCGGCTCGAGGCCGAGGTCGGCGCGAGCCTGCTGGTGCGCACGACGCGGCGGCTCGGTTTGACCGAGCCCGGCCGCGCGTTCTACGAAGCCAGCGTGAAAATCCTCCGCGCCACCGAAGACGCGCTCGCGGCGATCGGCGGCGAAACGGCGCCCGTGCGCGGCACGTTGCGCGTGAGCTCGCCGATCGATTACGGTTCGCTTGCAGTCGCACCGGTGCTGGTCGAACTGCGCCGCACGCATCCGCAACTCAATGTCGAGTTGTTGTGCACCGATCGCTATGTGGATCTGATCGCGGACGGTATCGACGTCGCGATTCGCCTGGGCCGGCTTGCCGATTCCAATTTCCGCGCGGTGAAACTCGGCAGCTTCGTCAAATGGATCGTGGCGAGCCCAGATTTCGTCGAGACATGGGGGCAGCCGCAGACACCCGCCGAATTGTCGGCGATGCCCTTTTGCGCGTTGACGGTGTTGCCGCGTCCGCTGACGCTCGACCTGCAACGCAACGGCGGCACGGGCGATGGCGACGTGGAAAGCGTGCGTTGTGAAAACGCGTTGCTGGTGAATACCGCCGACGCCTGCCGTGCAGCAACACTCGCCGGCGGCGGCTTCGGGCTGTTGACGGATTTCTCGATTGGCGGCGACATTGCGGCCGGCCGGTTGATTCGCCTGCTGCCGGAATGGGCGACGGAGCCCGCGAGTATTCAGGCTATCTTTCCGCCCACCAGTCATCCTCCGCGCAAAGTGCGGGCGCTAATCGAGACGTTCAAGAAGCAGCTCGAACGCGCCGCGTGA
- a CDS encoding glutathione S-transferase family protein yields MPVARPAQPIRLYTTLLSGHGHRVKLFLTLLDLPFEVVELDVKAGDNRKPDYLALNPFGQVPTIQDGDITLFDSNAILVYLAKRYGDASWLPEDPLGAAAVQRWLSLAAGQIAYGPCTARLVTVFGAPHDHETAKKLAVKLFDVLDRELADKPFAAGNQVTIADIAAHTYIAHAPEGGVSLDPYPNIRAWLRRVEALPRFIAMPSTKAGLLAE; encoded by the coding sequence ATGCCCGTTGCTCGACCCGCCCAGCCGATCCGCCTCTATACGACCCTGCTTTCCGGCCACGGCCATCGGGTGAAGCTGTTTTTGACCCTGCTGGATCTGCCGTTCGAAGTGGTCGAACTGGACGTGAAAGCCGGCGACAACCGCAAGCCTGACTATCTGGCGCTCAACCCGTTCGGCCAGGTGCCGACCATTCAGGACGGCGACATCACGTTGTTCGACTCGAACGCGATTCTGGTGTATCTGGCCAAGCGCTACGGCGACGCCTCCTGGCTGCCGGAAGACCCGCTCGGCGCGGCCGCGGTGCAGCGCTGGCTGTCGCTCGCGGCGGGTCAGATCGCATATGGGCCGTGCACGGCGCGGCTCGTCACCGTATTTGGTGCGCCGCACGATCACGAGACGGCGAAGAAGTTGGCGGTGAAGCTGTTCGATGTACTCGACCGCGAACTGGCGGACAAGCCGTTCGCGGCAGGCAATCAGGTGACGATCGCCGATATCGCCGCGCACACCTACATCGCGCACGCGCCGGAAGGCGGCGTGTCGCTCGACCCGTATCCGAACATTCGTGCGTGGCTGCGCCGCGTCGAGGCGTTGCCGCGGTTCATCGCGATGCCCTCGACAAAAGCGGGGCTGCTCGCCGAATAA
- a CDS encoding pyridoxamine 5'-phosphate oxidase family protein — MSSFIPLNGWGVDTSPFHAAEVAAQQRVGVRSVAEASGRRGIRRYMPDQHRKFFAEQPFMVIGGVDAHGQPWATVRAGLPGFVSSPDAKTLRIEGGALAGDPLANSWQKGSMIGGLGLQPQTRRRNRINGMVMSADGAALTLDVHQSFGNCNKYIQSRTPTWVEPSASEPPMPPEIAAQLSDADRAFLARADTFFIASANLADDAELARGVDVSHRGGAPGFVRVDDEHTLTTPDFVGNNFFNTIGNLIHDPRAGLLFIDFASGDLLYIAARAEIIWDGAEVAAFEGAQRLVRFHVLEVRRSRSALPFRWSDVGYAPQFAAAVQKPVAASPWHKLKVAAVVEETASIRSFYFEPVDGAPLPSYKPGQFLPIRVPVEGSTTPLSRTYTLSDAHDPQRYRISVKREGVASKWLHEHLVAGAQIEAMKPRGAFIFDEESPRPAVFISAGIGITPMMAMLRHALAASRTEGALAKRVFFFHGARSDRERPFSAQLKELAARNPALSLHLFDSAADGVTEGVSAGRVSIDALKRALPFDDYDFYLCGPEQFMRDLYEGLRGLNVADERIRFEAFGPASVKRAVAVKSEPVPAATPVRDAGAVQVTFARSERTIQWLPRDGSLLEFAEAHGIDAPSSCRSGMCGTCSTRLLSGKVKYDGEVEAQIEPGAALVCMAHPVAGDAGVTLDL; from the coding sequence ATGTCCTCCTTTATCCCTCTGAATGGCTGGGGCGTCGACACCTCGCCGTTTCATGCCGCGGAAGTCGCCGCCCAGCAGCGCGTGGGCGTGAGAAGCGTGGCTGAAGCGTCGGGACGCCGGGGGATCCGGCGCTACATGCCGGACCAGCATCGTAAGTTTTTTGCCGAGCAGCCGTTCATGGTGATCGGCGGCGTCGATGCGCACGGGCAGCCGTGGGCGACGGTGCGCGCCGGCCTGCCGGGCTTCGTGTCGTCGCCGGATGCGAAGACCTTGCGCATCGAAGGCGGCGCGTTAGCCGGCGATCCGCTCGCGAATAGCTGGCAGAAGGGTTCGATGATCGGCGGCCTCGGGCTGCAGCCGCAGACTCGCCGGCGCAACCGGATCAATGGCATGGTGATGTCAGCGGACGGGGCGGCGTTGACGCTCGATGTTCATCAGAGTTTCGGCAACTGCAACAAGTACATCCAAAGCCGTACACCGACGTGGGTCGAGCCGAGTGCTTCCGAGCCTCCCATGCCGCCGGAAATAGCGGCGCAACTCAGCGATGCCGACCGCGCATTCCTGGCGCGGGCGGATACGTTTTTCATCGCGAGCGCGAATCTTGCGGACGACGCCGAGCTCGCGCGCGGCGTCGACGTTTCGCATCGCGGCGGCGCGCCGGGCTTTGTGCGTGTGGACGATGAACACACGCTGACGACCCCCGACTTTGTCGGCAACAACTTCTTCAACACGATCGGCAACCTGATCCACGATCCGCGTGCCGGGTTGCTGTTCATCGACTTTGCGAGCGGCGATCTGCTGTATATCGCGGCGCGCGCGGAAATCATCTGGGACGGCGCGGAAGTGGCGGCCTTCGAAGGCGCGCAACGGCTCGTGCGTTTTCACGTGCTGGAAGTACGGCGCAGCCGGAGCGCGTTGCCGTTTCGCTGGTCGGACGTCGGGTACGCGCCGCAGTTTGCGGCGGCAGTGCAAAAGCCGGTGGCTGCATCGCCGTGGCACAAGCTGAAGGTCGCGGCAGTGGTCGAGGAGACTGCGTCGATCCGTTCCTTCTATTTTGAACCGGTCGACGGTGCACCGTTGCCGTCGTACAAGCCGGGGCAGTTTCTGCCGATTCGCGTGCCTGTGGAGGGCTCTACCACGCCTTTGTCGCGGACGTATACGCTCTCCGATGCGCACGATCCGCAGCGGTATCGAATCAGCGTGAAGCGCGAAGGCGTTGCGTCGAAATGGCTGCATGAGCATCTGGTTGCGGGAGCGCAGATTGAAGCGATGAAGCCGCGTGGCGCTTTCATTTTCGATGAAGAGAGCCCGCGGCCCGCCGTGTTCATTTCGGCAGGCATCGGCATCACACCGATGATGGCAATGCTTAGACACGCGTTGGCAGCGTCTCGCACTGAGGGTGCGCTGGCGAAGCGAGTGTTCTTCTTTCACGGCGCGCGTAGCGATCGCGAACGTCCGTTTAGTGCGCAATTGAAAGAGCTTGCCGCGCGCAATCCGGCGCTTTCACTGCATCTTTTCGATAGTGCCGCTGACGGAGTGACCGAAGGCGTGTCGGCCGGTCGTGTAAGCATCGACGCATTAAAGCGCGCGCTTCCGTTCGATGACTACGACTTCTATCTGTGCGGCCCCGAGCAGTTCATGCGCGACCTGTACGAAGGTCTGCGCGGATTGAATGTCGCCGATGAACGGATTCGTTTCGAAGCGTTCGGTCCGGCGAGCGTCAAGCGCGCGGTTGCCGTCAAGAGCGAGCCAGTGCCGGCGGCCACGCCGGTACGAGACGCGGGTGCTGTGCAAGTGACCTTTGCGCGCTCCGAGCGCACGATTCAATGGCTGCCGCGCGACGGCAGCCTGCTTGAATTCGCCGAAGCGCACGGTATCGACGCGCCGTCGAGTTGCAGGTCGGGTATGTGCGGGACGTGTTCGACGCGGTTGCTGTCGGGCAAGGTCAAATACGACGGCGAAGTGGAGGCGCAGATCGAACCCGGCGCGGCGCTGGTTTGCATGGCGCATCCGGTTGCGGGCGACGCGGGTGTGACATTGGATCTGTGA
- a CDS encoding epoxide hydrolase family protein, with translation MSDKLPPHSPSRRRFVSAAAAAVAAGSLSQLAFAETNQAITEVVPATGSDKTAIRALRVHVPESQLVDLRRRIKATRWPDRETVTDNSQGVPLAMIQELARHWSTDYDWRKCEAKLNSLPNFVTEIDGLDIHFIHVRSKHENAMPLVVTHGWPGSVIEQFKIIGPLTNPTAYGARASDAFHLVIPSLPGYGFSGKPTTTGWGPERTARAWVVLMKRLGYEKFAAQGGDLGGIVCNVMGKQAPPELLGIHVNFPATLPPEIVKALQAGDPPPANLSADEKHAYEQLSSAAMKRRAYALEMGTRPQTLTGLSDSPVGLASWLLDHGDGYEQPAAALTSAVFGHPVNGESAGDLTRNDVLDDITLYWLTNTGISAARFYWESHFNFLAAADVSVPAAISVFPRENYQAPRSWTERAYHNLIYYNRLDKGGHFAAWEQPQLFTEEVRAGLRPLRT, from the coding sequence ATGTCAGACAAGCTCCCTCCCCATTCGCCCTCGCGCCGCCGTTTTGTCAGCGCGGCAGCGGCGGCCGTCGCTGCCGGCTCATTGAGCCAGCTCGCGTTTGCCGAAACGAATCAAGCGATTACTGAAGTTGTCCCGGCGACTGGCAGCGACAAGACCGCCATTCGCGCACTTCGCGTGCATGTGCCGGAATCGCAACTCGTCGACCTGCGCCGGCGCATCAAGGCGACGAGATGGCCTGATCGGGAGACCGTCACCGACAATTCGCAAGGCGTGCCGCTCGCGATGATTCAGGAACTTGCGCGCCATTGGTCGACCGATTACGACTGGCGAAAGTGCGAAGCGAAGCTCAACTCGTTGCCGAATTTCGTGACCGAGATCGATGGACTGGATATCCATTTCATTCACGTCCGTTCGAAGCACGAAAATGCGATGCCGCTCGTCGTCACGCATGGGTGGCCAGGCTCGGTGATCGAGCAGTTCAAGATCATCGGTCCGCTGACCAATCCGACCGCCTATGGCGCAAGGGCGTCCGACGCGTTTCATCTGGTCATTCCGTCTTTGCCGGGCTATGGTTTTTCAGGCAAGCCGACCACGACCGGGTGGGGCCCGGAGCGTACCGCGCGCGCATGGGTCGTTCTGATGAAGCGCCTTGGATACGAAAAATTCGCCGCGCAAGGCGGCGATCTGGGCGGCATTGTCTGCAACGTCATGGGCAAGCAGGCGCCGCCGGAATTGTTAGGCATCCATGTCAACTTCCCCGCGACGCTTCCGCCCGAAATCGTCAAGGCACTCCAGGCTGGCGATCCACCGCCCGCCAACCTCTCCGCCGACGAAAAGCACGCTTACGAGCAACTGAGTTCAGCGGCCATGAAGCGACGCGCGTACGCACTCGAGATGGGCACACGCCCGCAAACGCTCACAGGACTGTCGGACTCTCCCGTCGGCCTCGCGAGCTGGCTTCTCGATCACGGGGACGGGTATGAGCAGCCGGCGGCGGCGTTGACCTCGGCTGTGTTCGGGCACCCGGTCAACGGGGAATCGGCTGGCGACTTGACGCGCAACGACGTACTAGACGACATCACGCTCTACTGGTTAACGAATACGGGAATTTCCGCGGCGCGCTTCTATTGGGAGTCTCACTTCAACTTCCTCGCCGCCGCCGACGTATCCGTACCCGCTGCGATCAGCGTCTTTCCTCGCGAGAACTATCAGGCGCCGCGCAGTTGGACAGAGCGGGCGTATCACAACCTGATCTACTACAACAGGCTCGACAAAGGCGGACACTTCGCGGCGTGGGAACAACCGCAACTATTTACTGAAGAGGTCCGCGCGGGCTTGAGGCCGCTGCGGACATAA
- a CDS encoding bifunctional helix-turn-helix transcriptional regulator/GNAT family N-acetyltransferase encodes MDTSDILQVRSFNRVVAESIGAIDDHFLGRGRPMGESRLLWEIGVEGADIRALRARLNLDSGYISRTLASLERRKLVAILTHPNDRRVRRARLTQKGLAERVELERLSDAVALRALEPLGDVQRRRLVAAMSEVERLLQASLVHFAVEQPDSDDARWCFEQYFSELDQRFDAGFDRSISLSADAHELTPPEGALIVARLHGSPVGCVALKFHKKSPAELKRMWVSPSARGMGVGRRSIVEAEKCARQAKARVIRLETNRTLHEAISLYRQCGYVEVEAFSAEPYAHHWFEKRLV; translated from the coding sequence ATGGACACATCCGACATTCTCCAGGTTCGTAGCTTTAACCGCGTAGTCGCGGAAAGCATTGGCGCTATCGACGATCATTTCCTCGGCCGGGGCCGCCCGATGGGCGAATCGCGCCTGCTATGGGAGATCGGTGTCGAAGGCGCGGACATTCGTGCCCTACGCGCGCGGCTAAATCTCGATTCGGGCTATATCAGCCGCACGTTGGCGTCTCTTGAACGGCGAAAACTTGTCGCTATCCTCACTCATCCAAACGACCGCCGGGTACGCCGGGCTCGTCTGACTCAGAAGGGCCTCGCGGAAAGGGTCGAACTCGAACGGCTTTCCGACGCGGTCGCGCTACGCGCGCTCGAACCGCTCGGCGATGTGCAGCGCCGCAGACTGGTCGCGGCGATGTCAGAGGTCGAGCGTTTGCTACAGGCATCTCTTGTGCATTTTGCCGTTGAACAGCCAGATAGCGATGACGCGCGGTGGTGCTTCGAACAGTATTTCAGCGAACTCGATCAGCGCTTTGACGCCGGATTCGACCGGTCCATCAGCCTTTCGGCAGATGCCCACGAACTGACGCCACCGGAAGGCGCGCTGATCGTGGCGAGACTCCATGGAAGCCCGGTCGGCTGCGTCGCGCTGAAGTTTCATAAGAAGTCTCCGGCCGAACTCAAACGAATGTGGGTGAGCCCTTCCGCTCGCGGGATGGGTGTAGGCCGCCGGTCGATCGTCGAGGCGGAGAAGTGCGCCCGGCAAGCCAAAGCGCGCGTTATTCGTCTGGAAACAAATCGAACGCTGCACGAGGCGATCTCGCTATACCGGCAGTGTGGATACGTCGAAGTCGAGGCGTTCAGCGCGGAACCGTATGCGCATCATTGGTTTGAAAAACGGCTCGTCTGA
- a CDS encoding sensor domain-containing diguanylate cyclase, whose protein sequence is MRSSLPPFVRRSISSSASRVLSPSGVIVCGVLLILFTCSLCAWVLFESRKDAYNRAEENARNLMLVIERDIARNIELYDLSLQAVVEGVADPQMMALPAKIRNGVLFDRAASGKYLGSIFVMNERGDIVLDSGFLPARAGSFGDRDYFRFHRDNGNTGLYISKPYESRLRDGALTIALSRRISHPDGSFGGVVVGTLSIDYFRALLDGLSVGEHGTAAVIETNGAMITRLPYDPHVVGRDIQNAPVFIQAMSTKEGAFMGTASIDGIRRLYVYKHLHGLPIIVDVAPAESDVYAEWRRRALRLEIVMAVFSIILGAGSLLLSRELRRRQRAESKLQHLARTDALTGLSNRGTFDDTLQKEWQRANRSGRPLSLLFIDIDQFKAYNDYYGHQAGDEVLRAVAQCVGLCVLRSADQVARYGGEEFVVTLPDTDATGATNVAETVRRAVFDLNLEHVQSRYGRVTVSIGLVTSDERVARDGATLVNMADSALYEAKSTGRNRVCEA, encoded by the coding sequence ATGCGTTCGTCACTACCGCCTTTTGTGCGGCGATCCATTTCGTCATCCGCGTCGCGGGTATTGTCGCCATCTGGCGTGATTGTTTGTGGCGTTCTGCTGATACTGTTCACGTGCAGTCTTTGCGCGTGGGTGCTTTTCGAGTCGCGTAAAGATGCCTACAACCGCGCTGAGGAAAACGCGCGGAACCTGATGCTGGTTATCGAGCGGGACATCGCTCGCAACATCGAGCTCTACGATCTGTCGCTGCAGGCGGTAGTGGAAGGGGTTGCGGATCCGCAGATGATGGCGCTCCCCGCGAAGATCCGCAACGGGGTGCTGTTCGACCGCGCCGCTTCAGGCAAGTACCTTGGCTCCATCTTCGTGATGAATGAGCGTGGGGATATCGTTCTGGACTCCGGATTCTTACCGGCGCGAGCGGGCAGTTTCGGCGATCGTGACTACTTCCGCTTTCATCGCGATAACGGCAACACTGGCCTCTACATCAGCAAGCCCTACGAGTCACGACTGCGGGACGGGGCGCTCACGATTGCCCTGAGCCGCCGGATTTCGCACCCGGACGGCTCTTTCGGCGGTGTCGTGGTCGGCACGCTAAGCATCGACTATTTTCGCGCTTTGCTGGACGGCTTGTCCGTGGGGGAGCACGGCACCGCGGCAGTGATCGAGACTAACGGCGCCATGATCACGCGCTTACCCTACGATCCGCACGTGGTCGGACGCGACATCCAGAACGCTCCGGTTTTTATTCAGGCAATGTCGACGAAGGAAGGTGCCTTCATGGGCACCGCCTCGATCGATGGGATCCGCAGGCTCTACGTGTACAAGCACTTGCACGGGCTTCCGATCATCGTCGACGTGGCGCCTGCGGAAAGCGACGTTTACGCTGAATGGCGACGCCGGGCCCTGCGGCTCGAGATCGTGATGGCGGTGTTCAGCATAATTCTCGGGGCGGGATCTTTGCTGTTGTCGCGCGAACTGCGGCGGCGGCAGCGTGCGGAATCGAAACTGCAGCACCTGGCGCGTACGGACGCGCTCACGGGGTTGAGCAATCGCGGCACCTTCGACGATACGCTGCAAAAGGAGTGGCAACGAGCCAACCGCTCGGGCCGTCCGCTCTCGTTGCTGTTCATCGACATTGATCAGTTCAAGGCTTACAACGACTACTATGGTCACCAGGCGGGCGACGAGGTGCTGCGAGCCGTTGCCCAGTGTGTGGGCCTGTGCGTTCTACGATCGGCGGACCAGGTGGCCCGATACGGCGGTGAGGAGTTCGTGGTGACTCTTCCTGATACAGACGCAACCGGCGCTACAAATGTCGCCGAAACCGTTCGGCGCGCCGTATTCGATCTGAATCTCGAGCACGTCCAAAGCCGGTATGGCCGGGTGACTGTGAGTATCGGCCTGGTGACCTCCGACGAGCGCGTCGCTCGTGATGGCGCAACGCTGGTGAACATGGCCGACTCGGCGCTATATGAAGCGAAATCAACCGGACGTAACCGGGTCTGCGAGGCGTAG
- a CDS encoding GlxA family transcriptional regulator, protein MKHIKVGMVVFPGFQLLDIAGPKDAFAEVKILSKGESEYEMLTVGTTRGSLQSSSGLTIMPDRTIFDVCPEFDTIIVPGGLGIFEAFDDPALSGWLKDRHKQCRRMSAICNGLFALGSAGLLDNRVVTTHWMDVPRLAATFPKARIEPDHIYVQDGSIFTTAGVTAGIDLSLAMIEADFGRQMALDVAKYLVVYLRRAGGQSQFSPLLEVQASPSTQTLLLQQYMLDNLHVDHTVTTLAERAHMSARNLSRTFMKECGVTPMTFLSHARIDAARHYLEATTLPLREIARRCGFDNTDGFRRIFQRRLQINPAEYRERFRSSNGSSRNGVGTVLAETRHADSASRAINTSIKARTLAEE, encoded by the coding sequence ATGAAACACATCAAAGTCGGCATGGTGGTCTTTCCCGGCTTCCAGCTGCTCGACATTGCCGGTCCGAAAGACGCCTTTGCCGAAGTGAAAATACTCAGCAAGGGTGAGTCGGAATACGAAATGCTGACCGTCGGCACCACGCGCGGCAGCCTGCAGTCTTCGAGCGGGCTGACCATCATGCCCGACCGCACCATTTTCGACGTGTGCCCGGAATTCGACACGATCATCGTGCCAGGCGGCCTCGGCATTTTCGAGGCCTTCGACGACCCCGCGCTGAGCGGCTGGCTCAAGGATCGGCACAAGCAATGCCGGCGCATGTCGGCGATCTGCAACGGCCTGTTCGCGCTCGGTTCGGCCGGGCTGCTCGACAACCGCGTGGTCACCACGCACTGGATGGACGTGCCGCGCCTCGCGGCCACCTTTCCGAAGGCGCGCATCGAGCCCGACCATATCTACGTGCAGGACGGCAGCATCTTCACAACGGCTGGCGTGACCGCCGGGATCGACCTGTCGCTCGCGATGATCGAAGCCGATTTCGGCCGGCAAATGGCGCTCGATGTCGCCAAATATCTCGTGGTCTATCTTCGCCGTGCGGGCGGCCAGTCGCAATTCAGTCCGCTACTCGAAGTGCAGGCTTCGCCGTCGACGCAAACGCTCTTGTTGCAGCAGTACATGCTCGACAATCTGCATGTCGATCATACGGTGACCACGCTCGCAGAACGCGCGCATATGAGCGCGCGCAATCTGTCGCGGACCTTCATGAAAGAATGCGGCGTCACGCCGATGACATTCCTCAGCCACGCGCGAATCGACGCGGCACGGCATTATCTGGAAGCCACCACTTTGCCCTTGCGTGAAATCGCGCGCCGTTGCGGATTCGACAATACGGACGGGTTTCGCCGCATCTTCCAGCGGCGTCTGCAGATCAATCCCGCGGAGTATCGCGAACGGTTCAGGTCGAGCAATGGATCGTCCAGAAACGGCGTGGGCACGGTGCTCGCTGAAACGCGTCACGCGGATAGCGCGAGCCGCGCTATCAATACGTCGATCAAGGCCCGCACTTTGGCTGAGGAATGA